Proteins found in one bacterium genomic segment:
- a CDS encoding ATP-binding protein gives MPSMKRNDATKRRDHSETRPQPGLSAERHQDIENKSYRLFASHPEKANFEIAQTLAALANRNGGTLTIGAGNDAKMDTIPGNNLDPLQQRLANLAQNRCVPPVNISTAAHRVGKDRFHLEIRISRGTDLVTVDGRYFTRSGTTTREMSPSQVTAIILERFCPKSRRRSPDEFQNLSLAERKEAVLSQAESILKGDKFSILRSHADARYVSTVIAYGHNPPLPVVVTSHPTAFHMADWINVIWNAFSEASLPRDDEKSDASQFPDPWVAIVFVAGPVSSVVTDPARNRHFETRQNLGSVVYLGPDVVDVSMTRLHSDNTSIFRSEVIFLVAHATTRDRIRTGLTESLEFCRTHLSGWLRFRLQREKRRHQEGKVGRTYRASW, from the coding sequence ATGCCGAGTATGAAACGAAACGATGCAACGAAGCGCAGAGATCACTCTGAGACTCGACCCCAACCCGGCCTCTCAGCTGAAAGGCACCAAGATATTGAGAACAAAAGTTATCGCTTGTTCGCCAGCCATCCAGAGAAGGCCAATTTTGAGATAGCGCAGACCCTGGCTGCCCTGGCAAATCGGAACGGTGGCACACTGACGATCGGTGCCGGCAACGATGCGAAGATGGATACCATCCCCGGAAACAATCTTGATCCCCTTCAGCAACGCTTGGCGAATCTCGCACAGAATAGGTGCGTACCTCCGGTAAACATAAGCACCGCGGCGCACAGAGTGGGGAAGGATCGTTTTCACCTTGAGATACGAATATCTCGAGGGACGGATCTGGTAACGGTGGACGGACGGTACTTCACCCGAAGCGGAACGACAACTCGCGAAATGTCGCCCTCGCAAGTAACAGCAATAATCCTAGAACGTTTTTGCCCGAAAAGCAGACGACGGAGTCCCGATGAGTTTCAGAATCTAAGCCTGGCCGAACGAAAGGAGGCTGTACTTTCACAGGCGGAGTCCATCCTTAAGGGCGACAAGTTCTCGATACTTCGATCACACGCCGACGCCAGGTATGTCTCGACAGTGATTGCCTATGGACACAACCCCCCTTTGCCGGTCGTCGTGACCTCGCATCCGACAGCGTTTCACATGGCGGACTGGATTAATGTGATCTGGAATGCATTCAGTGAAGCATCGCTCCCCCGTGACGACGAAAAATCCGATGCGAGTCAGTTCCCTGATCCATGGGTTGCCATTGTGTTCGTAGCCGGGCCCGTCTCGTCGGTAGTCACTGATCCTGCCCGCAATCGCCATTTTGAGACCCGGCAAAACTTGGGATCGGTGGTTTATCTGGGACCTGATGTCGTAGACGTTTCGATGACAAGACTGCACAGTGACAATACGTCCATCTTCCGGAGTGAAGTCATTTTTCTGGTAGCCCATGCCACCACCCGAGACAGGATTCGTACTGGCTTGACTGAAAGCCTTGAGTTTTGCCGCACGCATCTTTCGGGATGGCTTCGCTTCCGCCTACAGAGGGAGAAAAGAAGGCATCAGGAAGGAAAAGTAGGACGTACATATCGCGCCAGCTGGTAG